CGCATGTTCTCATGGTCGCTCGTCTCTACGCTGTTATTATACAATTCTCTAGCAATATAGAGTTTAAGTTCATCGGGAAGTTCAATCGCAACAGGAGCAGATCGACCAAGTGACATAGAACTTGCAACATTCATGGCGAGAAACTATCTGAGAAGGTGAGCTGGATGAACTATTAGTACCAGTGATGTTGGGGGGTTTAAATCCCTCCCTCCCAAGGAGTTTGCCTAAACACCATCGGAAACCTCCGAATGGGAGGCTTTAATATTGGACACGGCACGCATTTACCCATAATTAGCATGTTACCCCTCGATCTAGTTCCGACTACCAGCGGAAAGATGAGTAAAACGATTGACGATAAACCGGCATGAGCCCTTATTGGCCACGATAAAAGTCCCTCATGCTTGGTGTATTCGCATGCATGAGTTCCTGGTATATCAGGACCAAATAGAATCCCATAGTGGATCTTCGATTATGGGTGGAAGTAGAATAGTCTCAGCCTTAATCATCATTGACTGCAGCTCTAATAAGACCTTAATTTAACCATGGCTCTGGATGTACTAACGCTAGAAAGCGCAGTCTACGTATATTTAATCATACCTAGCCATTACAGATTTAGTACCACGGTTTATTCGGTCAAAAGCACTCTGCGCCGGCCCCGAGCAAAAAGATGCATGCTATCTCGAAACTATAAGACGTGGTTCTAGCTTTTGGGATCAGGGGTACATAACAAATAACAGAGGCAATAAAGCAGCTCCTGTGGATATAGGTCATTGGTAACCTGGACTGTGGGTAGAATTTTAATCATTTGCAACGATGTCGATTATTCAAGCCGTTCAAATCTTGAGTTTTCGGTACCACTATAGCCGGGAAGAAACGTGTTGAGGACGAGTCACCGTCACCATCGGTGATCCCGTGTCACTTATGTCATACTTTGAATTGCATAAGATAGACACATACAATAAGCCGCTCGTCATCAGCCTGACGATGTGTTGCACAGGGCCCATTCGAATTGTCCCCTCAAGTCACAACAACATGTATGGACACCAAGGCATGTACATCTCGCCACGTCCTCGTCTAGGTTACCCCGTGGCACTTTTTTTGATCGGCTGAAAGATATGCCCTTCAGTTTACCTCTAATTTTGTACTGTTCTCCCAAACTAGCGCTCTAGATCTGTATCGATGATTTCACCTTTTTACGGACATAATTTCCTGTTTAGCGCCTACGCACCTATCTTATATATGCCTACCGCAGCTGCCGCGGAGATCAAACAACCAAATGACTCATCGAAACGATTTATTGCCCCCGAGTGGCACAAAAGGGACGGAGATCGACCATTTTTAATATCCAGAACTTTTGATCTCATCTTCTGAGTTCAATAGGATGTCATCTATTATTACATGTATAGTAGCTACCACTATATAAGCTTAATGTGATTTGTAAGCATAACAGTACTAGGCACAAATTTACAAAGTGAAGTGAATGGAGAAATGGCAGTTGGCCCTAATTTCTACATTTAATGAAACTCGCTAGACCTGCCAAAAGCAGGGCGGCCATCAGAACGTAATATCCCAAACTTGATTCTGAGAGTAAGTAGTTGTTTCCTACCACCTTCGCAAACCTGATCCAGAGTAGGATTTCGAGTAGCCAGCACAAACCCGGAGAAAGACGTATCGCTCGAGTGTCCATTATCTCGGAGTGCATAGATTCCAACCCCAAGTGTTGCGATCGCAACACATATTACGATAACATACGCATTTATAAGAACGCTTTGATCGTACAAGTAAACGTTGACTCGATCTacggcaaaacacgtggtttCGGTCTGAAATAGCTCGAGACTGATAATACTGATGACAACGTTTTGCATAAGCCGTTCTACGTTATCCGAGATATTCACAAAAATAAACGGGGCTTGCTCGGATGGGTTTATAAAAGAGGCAAGAGCGGCGTTAGATGAGGGGGATAAAAGGTTTCCGTTTTGATCTTGGGACAAGTTTCCAGTAAAAACATCAAACGTGGCGTCAATCAACGCTGCTGCACCGGTGAGTAGGGGATTATCGTTGACCAAACTCATAGAACCCCCAGGCTGACCAGCCGGCGAAATCATTGTTAAGTTTGACAAAGAAACCACCTGTTTGGTTGCATTGCTATACACTGTTATCCCATAGTTGGATATATACGGGACGCAATTCAACGTTGTAGGGGGACGAGTTCTAGGGCTAGATGTATAGAGGACCTGCAGTATAGGAACATTCTGGCCAGAATTGCCATCCCGGACGTCATAACGCGTACCTCGCCAAAATGTATCACGTTGGGGATTTGGGTCCACTTGTGCTGTACTATTTTGTTCGGAACACTCCAGTGCAGGGGCTATCAGAGATAGCGGGTATGTGATATTGATATTAGCTGTCGATCCAGGGTAGTGTACAGAGCGAGTAAAAGAACCGGATAGAAGTGATTGAAACACCAATCGTCGCAAGGACGGGGAAGGGCCTCTATATCGCCCCCCAGGAGATGGGTACCTAATTAAGCCTCTGTCGGTGACATTCCCAAGGTCAAGGGTTGGAACTAAACAAAttgaggaagaagacctgTCAACAGGTTTGATACGCAAAGTAGCTGGAGTAAAGACAGTGGCGATCGGTAGAAGCCATGCTACGATAGCGAGAAGTAGAGCGAGTCTTGCTGAGCGGTAGAGGTCTGCTTGAAACAAACTTCTTGGGTCTCCTCCAAAAGCTCCGAATAAAGAATCAAGTGCCTTGACTGAGAAGGTACTACCTCTCACAGATTTCCATACTTGCTGGGTAAATGCCATTCCCATCGAGGCCAATAGAGCTGTTTTGAGGCCCATAGCTAGCGCTGTCCCAATCCTAATAGCCCAAGCTTGATCGAACGAGGTTGTTAACCTTCCGTCCAGATAAGAATTGAACGCGTGGTGGGCTACCCCACAACCAACCCCTATAATTAACAGGCATGACATTAAAATAGTGGTCCATAGGTCTAATCTACCCGGATCCAAAAATGAGTCGTCAAGATTATCTTCCAGATCAAAGGCATGGACCTCGTGGAGTATGTCAAAATTCACCTGCTTGGTGGGGCGAATATGAGCCACGACATTGCTGCGGGTGCCCTCGTGGACACCCAGTTGCAAGGAGGACCGAGTTTGGTGGTGTCCAAGGAGGTGGGTTTCATCTTCAGATAAATTTACCAGTACGTTTTAAGTTTTACTTATTAGTGAGCGAAAATACGTTGACACTTACCCTCACTCATTTTCCGGCTTCAATAAAAGATATGAAAAGTCAGAAGGTCAGCCGGGGATGTAGAAATCGTGTTGTAAAATCAAGACTTTGGTCCAGAGTTAGGGCTTAGGAAATACCCGTGGAATGCCCTCGCCAAGTCGTAATAGAAACGTTAAAGCGAATAAGCACAGCCCGCCCACCCAAACCTGGGAGGTCGTGGTACACAAGTCAAATCTCTTCTTGGATCAAAAAAGAAAGTACATGTCAGGGAAGGCTCTACAATACGAGCATACTGTGCTTTGGTAAGAGTAGTATACAGCGCCAAGCTTACTCAAGCTGCGCAGCCTTGTGATCACGTGTGGCATTTTTTAATACACCTCCATATATAAACAATGCGGGAGCTGCATGCGAACTgggcaaaccgctcataaaACACCGAACCGTAAACCGCTACAACGAAACACAAGAGCTACAGAACCAGAAGCGGAGACAAAACAAAACACAAGGAAGTAGCGCGGTCAGAGGACAAGAAAAAGTCGGCGTATTCACATGTGGCATTGTCCGAGCAAACTTTGGGCTCAACCAGATCATAATTGACATGTGTCATCTTTTAAATAGGGGAGCCAGACTATGGGTCTTTAGCAATAAATTTTGAGTGACATTGCTCGACACTCCAGGTCTAATTCGCCGGGCTGAACACGGCTTAGTGCTTGGGATTAATAATAGAGTTTGCATAAATCCTATATCAAACGAGTACTTCCAAATAAATGATTCTATGCTCGTATACATACATTCTGAAACGATCTTATAATTAAGCACAATTTTGTATTAGCGTATTCAGAAGTATAATAACGTTAACATACAAAACTAGCCTGGCAATAACTTTTTTAATGATTTAATGTAGAAAGAGTCGAGCTCCGACAGAATAATTGAGTTGTGAATATGGCTCGCATTCATCAAACCGAAGCACGAATACGGGGTGGCTCCAGGCAAGGGCTCGTTCTTTTGTCTTATACACAAAGACAACCTGAGGATCCTGATCACTCGATCAGGAAGCATATACATGTCGGCGTTTGATCCATCGGTGTTGTGGTTAAATCCGAAGGCACTTCCAGCCGTGATAAGTGGCACTGGTGTCAGGATGACAAGGGctaggccaaggaggagtgGGCTGTTTATGGATGAGGCTTTGCAGCGAGCATTATCTAGACGCGAATCGTCGAACACACCTTCATCAAGTCTAATACCTCTCTCctatcatgtcatgcccATTGCTTCCTCTGGAGTGCTGTTTAGAGATATTCTCCTATGTGTCAGACCCGGCCACTTTTATCTCGCTTATTCTGGCTAGCCAACAATTGTAAGGTTTCTTCCGTCTGTTCCGAAATTCGCCTTACTTACGGGGCTTGGTACCATGTGTTCACGATGCGGGATGAAAATTAGCCGGGAGTTAGCTACACCATTATTATATCAGAACGTCTCACTTTTTACTGAAAGTGCAGTGCGTCAGTACTGCAGATCCATTGAAAACAACCCCAAGCTTGCATTACTAGTTCAATCTTTTAGTATTGCATCCTCGGCTACTCCTCAAGATGTCTCATCCCAGCTTACTTTTCTGCATGAGATTCACAGCGCTCTCAAACGCATGTCTTCCTTGACCGAGCTATCTATTTTTTTGGACGAGAAACCCCCGTACCAGCAGCGCCACTGGTATGTTCAATATTATTACCATCCGAACAACTTATCGTCTAACTTGAAAACgtatttttttttaattTCGATCGATATGCGCCACCCCCACAAACCGCAGGATCTTCGAAGGTACAGCTTTTCGACTACGTTGCCTCAAGTTAGGAATGGACTACGATTCAGGCCTTATAGACTTCCTTACACATCAACCGTCTATTGAATCACTTACACTCCTTGGTGCTATTCCAAACCACCTCACTTCAATGCGTTTGGATCTCCCTGAGACCGCATTACCTAACTTGAGGCATTTCCATGGACATTACACCCAAGTACTGGCATTCGTTCCTCGGCGTCCTGTACAAAGCGTTTACATCACTCTAGTCGACGATACGGGTGAATTTGAAGACTCGGATGTTTTTACATGCCTCAAGGATACAGTCGAGACAATAGCACAGAACGCAGGGCCATTAGAAGAAATTACGTTCGAAGATGAGGATACGGATTATGGGTTATTGGAAGTGGTGTTATGTAATTTGCCACACTTGAAAGCTGTTACATTGTGTGTTTCGCAATACGGACAAAGTTGGGTAAGTAAAATATTCCAGGAGCGTGTCTTCCTACTGAAAATCTTGATGGGAATACAGCTACGGTACTCCAATCCTCAATGGTTTGGCTTCGTAAGGAGTAAATCGCCGGGCCAACTAGCTCAGTTACAAAGCTTAAACATTACACATGATATATATGCCTCACCTTTAGATCGCCCACCAGTGATCACCCTTGATTTCAACCCCATATTTGTCCTGAGGACTACGTTTCACGATTCTCTCTATGCACCGTTCCTACGTTCGGAGGCTTGAATTCGACCCTCAACTAATTATCAACAGAACATGTGGATTAGCACACTCCCTATTTGGACAGAGCAAAATGCCGCCAATGCCCTAATCACGCAACGAATCTCGATTGCTTTTACATTCATGCCATATCAACCTATCTTTGGCCTATATATTCCATCTTATTTATGTATGATTCTGTATGGTTGGTTGGTAGGAGCGTATATATGATGACTTTCAAGTTCGTGATTAACTCAGGGTTCGCGAGCGTTGTCTCCCTGTCATTCTTCGAGTGCTCACACTCTCATCAAATGATATAGGATATTAATCTGCGTCCACGGCATACCAGCACCCTCAATTCCACTAAAAAGGCTAAACGGACCGAAGAATAAGGTCCCAATACACGGTTCGCCCTTGTGACCGGTGTGCTGAGTCCATTGGACAGCTGATAGAATTCACTTGTACCTGAAGGTTTCTCTTACAAACTTACAGGCCTGTAGTAGATCAGTTTCGCGACTGAGCCTTCCGGTGATGGGTGGGAGATCGTTCTTGATACGGAAAGGATTAAGAGTTTAGATAGTAACAACTTTCTAAGAGCTCGAATATCTTAAGGATACGCATGTTTAAGCATGGGTGGGCCTGGCCAGCCAGTTGCTCAACGTCCAAGAGTTTCGAATGCACTGTACGTGCTTTAGATTGCTTTAATAGGAAACTTATTCATCAGTACAACCGTTGTTCTAAGCTTGGCCATGTTCGAGTTTGAACAGACCCCAGGAAGTAAAAGCCCAAGTGGATTTATATAGAAAAAGAAGAGAAGGATCTTTCATCCGGAAACCAGTAGGGGCTTTGAAAACCGACTTGCGAACAACTTTGCCGCGCCATCAAGTAACTTTGACACTGAAATCCGGTAGTCTGAGCCATGAGCTATTGGTAACCATATTGGTATCTTCCATGAGCCGTAGTTCAGATAGAATAGTATTACCTAGTTTCGTGAGAACAGGGTATATGGTGATAGATGTTAACGGGGAGAAGCCAGATCCCTCTTAATTGATCATAAGCCGTACATTTACTCTGCAAATTTTACTGGAATTCATGAACACGAAAATGTTCAAGAAGCATAAACGAAATGATTATGATCATCTTACTTAAGCTTCTCGAGAATTTCGGGCTCATGAGCTCCGGTGGATTTTGTAGAGCATGTGTAAATTGAAGTCCGTCATGGAGTTTGTGCACAGTGCACAATCTCCACTATCCTCCAAGGCATTGAAGAATTGATTTCGCTATCGCTGATGTCGTTCGGCTCTACCAATGACTATCATCATATTCATCGCCTCGTCCAGCGATTGGCAAGTTCAATATCCTTAGGAATCGTTAACTGAACTGTAGTATTATTGGTAGCCTCTGTGTAGTGAATCACGCTTGTACGGGCGCGCATTCATTCCATGTACTCGTGTTGACATAAAGTATGTGAACACAATAGATTGAGTTCCAGTAGCTGCAGATGTGACTTAATCACTTAGTCTCAATAATAAAATATGTATATTGGAGTGCCTTGCATTTTATCCAAGTGTCAGAAAATCCAAAAGCTGAGACAGAGGGAGGTGAGGGTGCACACATGAAAATGAGCATAAATCTAGCATAGGAAGGCAGCTAGATAcaaagaaaagaagtaaataAAATGATAGTTGGAAGTGTCTTGACCATGTTTGCGCTTTGAAGCAAGTGTAAATGTTTTGTGGTTAGAGAGATACGTTTGATATAATATTGATGGTTTTGAGTATTTTCATATGTAATTCATAGGAATGATCAGCATCCAGTACCATTTTGTATCAAACGTATCTCTCTAACCACAAAACATTTACACTTGCTTCAAAGCGCAAACATGGTCAAGACACTTCCAACTATCATTTtatttacttcttttctttgTATCTAGCTGCCTTCCTATGCTAGATTTATGCTCATTTTCATGTGTGCACCCTCACCTCCCTCTGTCTCAGCTTTTGGATTTTCTGACACTTGGATAAAATGCAAGGCACTCCAATATACATATTTTATTATTGAGACTAAGTGATTAAGTCACATCTGCAGCTACTGGAACTCAATCTATTGTGTTCACATACTTTATGTCAACATGAGTACATCAAAATATTTGACTTTGCTCTGTGCCGGCAATCTCAGAGCCTCGTGGTCCACCTTATGACTCGAAACTACACCATAGCGCGATCAGTCTggccaacacttcatgataATACGTAGAAACCTAATTTGATGCTGAGAAGCTAGAATAATCAGAGAAGTTAGGACGATTGATGTCCCAGTCTTGCGCACTGGAGCTTGGACGAAACCATCTAAAAACTTctgaatgtatgcgtgaCCACGTGACCTTTCCGGCGCTTAGCCCCTATCTGATATCTGCGTCCCTATATAGACCACCTTTCGTATGCCCCTTCCCCTTAGTTAGCTTCGCTATTTATCGTGGCCGCTGAGTTATTTGTCTCTCTTGCAGCGTTATAATGACCGGGACCCAATGCTCAAGGTGATTCTCAAATGAGGCTGAGTAATTGGGCCGCGGATGGTTGGCAAAATCTCAGCGTCGTTCGAATTTCCCGTACCTTTGTTGGATGCGCGGCGTGTTAGCACCGGTACGTGATGTGAGTGGTTAGCCTTGTTCGCTTGTAGCtctttaaatatgaataaaaAAAACACCGGCACGTGACCGTATGGTCTTCGACGAAATCGTAGCCTCTCATCCCTATCCAATAGGGGGTCGATACATACCTGTATTGGCGATATCGCCCCTCCTCGCTCGTCTCCCGCCATACTGAGAGGTACCAGAAATCTAGTggcttttggggttcaccatGCGCTATTAGATCTCCGTACCGCTTATAGGTAGTGGGAGCGCATATAAATGTCATTGAGTAAGGAtaatggggggggggggtaatACGTATGCAAAAAGGGGAAGCCCGTGCGTCAGGAGATGCGCTGAGGATTGTGTGGCACAAGAGCTTGGGTGAGCGGGATCAAAACAAGCAAAGTGGGCCTTGTGAAAGTCCGCGATCTTCCGCCGGAGAGGACAAGTCGGGTGATTGACGATTCATGTTTTCGGCTGATCCAGGCGAGCTGCAGAACAACAGCCCAGATAGTCTCATGATGCAATGGCTATGGGACAAGGACAAGTAGGCAAGCGCGCATACCATCGGATCTAGTAAACATATATCACCTCCACAAGCTATGGCAATATTCTATATACATACTTTTATTCATAAAGTCAGCTTTGGGGGTTTGTCTTATACCTGGCGTAGGCCGGAGTTTTGAAATACTTTCGTCGGATGAAATTAGGGATATTGCTAAGGCTTGCATGAGTTCATGCAAATAAATGTGCTCAAAAATACTACTTTGCTGCATTATAAATACATATCATCAAATCATCATCGAACTCGTAACTTCTCTTGTCTACTTATGCGTCACCAGGATTGACAGTAAGAGGGGTATCCATAATCCACCTGACAAACATATCCAACGCGGCCTCAGGTTGATCGTACGGGACCATGTGGCCGGCATCGTAAATCTGGACGTAGGTAACGTTTCCGGCGGTAAATTGGCCCTTGCCACCAGCAGTCTTGACAAAACCGGCAGGCTTGTTTGTCTTGCTAGATAGAGGAATGAACGGAACTTGCTTCGCGGCTTGGAAATCTGCCTGGAAGGAAGTCTCCAATCCCTCGAGCCATTGGAGATTACCCTAAAATGGCGTGTAAGAGAGCGGTAGAGCGCTTCGCAAAAACTACTTACGATCGCGTTGCACATAAAATCGGCGTTACCAGCGTAAATGAGCAGGCGGACACCGTCTTCGATAAGCTCGGGCAACAATGCGGCGGCATTGTGCATTCCGTCACCTTGCATCATAAAGGCCTGGTTGACTTTCATATTGCAGCCTGGAAGTAAACGTTGATTAGTAAGACGCATGACAACGGGTTTGTCTAACTGACTCTTGAATTCACGATCACCGACAGCACCAAGCTCGGACTTGACCTTGTCATCGTTCATGAAAGTCTCGATCCACTCAAGCTGGCGGTAGCAGAGATCACCATCCTCGGCCTTGTTGCACTTGCGACGTACATCGTAAGGGTTCAGACCAAGTTGCTACAAATACAAGTTTAGTCAGTTTTCTTATCCTTCCCTGGACGAACTTGCAACGCACTTGGAAGGAGCCAAACATCTGAGACCAGCAGTAAAGAGCGGCAGGGACACAAGACAAGCGGTTGTTGTAGTCATAACAACTCTTAATCAAACGCTGGCAAGTCGGAACCTTGGCACGCAAGCTAGTACACTGTGGGCCATTGGTGTCAAATACTGGGTAGGGACCATCGCAGGCGTATTCAGGGACCGACGCGAACTGTGTGTATGGCTCGGTCAAGCCTTGCAAATAACCGGTCAACTCGGAGCTCACAGCTCGGTGATAGAGGGACGCACCGTTTCCAATTAATACACTGTCCAAATGCAGAACCTTGACCTTGTTGTCAGGAAGGAGTCCCTGAGTGGCACGGGCCTTGATTTCCTTGTTCTTGGTATGAATCACGTGGGCAATATTAGGGAGATAAGTGCCTCCATATGATTCACCGGAGATATGGAGAGAACCTGAGTACTCGGGGAAGCGGTTGACGAAAAGTTCGAGGAATGACCACACATCCTCCGCGGCGACTGGAGAGGTATTCACGCCACCGTTCTTCGAGTACGAATAGCCAACATTGATGGGTTCTGCAGGAGGCACGTGAGCTAATGTAACAAGGAGACAAAGAGGTCTTACGATCAAGGAACAACATATTAGCGTGAGTATTCCAAGAGTACTTGTTGTATGTAGTGTTTTGGCCGTTGTTTGCAATGTTGCACGGCCCGAGCTCGAAAAGCAAGCCAGTGGATGACGAACAGCCAGGTCCACCGTTCAACCAGAGCACCAGTGGTGCTTTGGCTGGGTTGGCGCGCGACTCGAAGAACCTATTTGTAACCATTGGCTAAAAATGGAAACAAAAATGTGATTAAAAAACGCACCAGAAAAACAAATGCTTGTCATCATCAATATCGAGGTAACCGCTGTACTGCTTGACATTGGGGTCACAGAGCTGAGGTTTCTTGACACGGATCTGGTATCCTGGGAAAGATGCATGACGGAAGCGTTCATCTGCCATCAGGTCTTATCAGAAAACTGCGGCACAGCTTATCAGGTCGGCGCCACTCACAAACAATGTCGTTCTGCTTCACAAACTCGGTGTTCCCCACACTCCACTCCTGGACCGTGTCCTCCACCTTGTTCGAGATCTTTTCGCCGGCATGAAGAACTGTGTCAAGGAGGTGCTCGGCGCCACGGAAGACATCGCCAAACACGTTTTCAGCGGTTTCAGCAATAATCTTATCGACGCTCATACGTAGCTGCGTGCTCTCTTCATTGGAGGCAGCCGGAGTGGCAGCTACAAGAGACGCAAGAGAAAGCAAAGCAAGTGCCGACTTCATATCGAATGGTAGTGGGTCGGAATGAGAGCCAACGCCCATGGCGCGGGACCCTTAATACCATGCGAGAATGGTCACGTGAGGATGAGTCAGACGTCATCTCCGGCCACCACAATGGAACTCGTCCAGCATGAGGAGGTCCGTGAAACCGTAATGAATTACGTTTGTCTACTGATGTATGATTGTAGTTCTTGAAGAGGCTGTCGGAGCTATTTGACAAGTGCAATTCGTCCAAGGGTAGCATTTGGCTAACCCATAAGCGCTGTGAGTGAGTACGACACTCTGCTAGGGAACGACTCGAACTCACCCAATACGATATAGTGGCATACGAGCCTAATGGGCCACCCGAAGGTGAGGGCCCCGATCGGGAGTATCCATGCCTAGTGAGAGCAGTCGATGGACGAGATGTCAAGTTTTCCACAACTGTATGTCTAGATAATTCGCCCTTGGCCCAATGCAAGACGGCTAATCGATTTATCTTATCGCTAGGTTTCTTCTGCTGAATTGCCAAAATTTCACGCAGCCTACAGTGCGCTTCTGCGACAGTCAATGCCCGGACTAAGAAAGCGCGATAAGAAGAAGGAGAAAGCTAAGGCTGAGGCAACGGCGGCGCGCAGACAAAAACTGGAGACGGACGTCGT
The Rhizoctonia solani chromosome 8, complete sequence DNA segment above includes these coding regions:
- a CDS encoding Serine carboxypeptidase, with amino-acid sequence MGVGSHSDPLPFDMKSALALLSLASLVAATPAASNEESTQLRMSVDKIIAETAENVFGDVFRGAEHLLDTVLHAGEKISNKVEDTVQEWSVGNTEFVKQNDIVYERFRHASFPGYQIRVKKPQLCDPNVKQYSGYLDIDDDKHLFFWFFESRANPAKAPLVLWLNGGPGCSSSTGLLFELGPCNIANNGQNTTYNKYSWNTHANMLFLDQPINVGYSYSKNGGVNTSPVAAEDVWSFLELFVNRFPEYSGSLHISGESYGGTYLPNIAHVIHTKNKEIKARATQGLLPDNKVKVLHLDSVLIGNGLTEPYTQFASVPEYACDGPYPVFDTNGPQCTSLRAKVPTCQRLIKSCYDYNNRLSCVPAALYCWSQMFGSFQQLGLNPYDVRRKCNKAEDGDLCYRQLEWIETFMNDDKVKSELGAVGDREFKSCNMKVNQAFMMQGDGMHNAAALLPELIEDGVRLLIYAGNADFMCNAIGNLQWLEGLETSFQADFQAAKQVPFIPLSSKTNKPAGFVKTAGGKGQFTAGNVTYVQIYDAGHMVPYDQPEAALDMFVRWIMDTPLTVNPGDA
- a CDS encoding signal recognition particle 14 kDa protein, giving the protein MELVQHEEFLKRLSELFDKCNSSKGSIWLTHKRLAYEPNGPPEGEGPDREYPCLVRAVDGRDVKFSTTVSSAELPKFHAAYSALLRQSMPGLRKRDKKKEKAKAEATAARRQKLETDVVVTGSKRGRGRAKRQRKVKAAIKQQETRKLIAEKQQTKTSNK